A DNA window from Hordeum vulgare subsp. vulgare chromosome 1H, MorexV3_pseudomolecules_assembly, whole genome shotgun sequence contains the following coding sequences:
- the LOC123447948 gene encoding myb-related protein Hv33: MGRPSSGAVGQPKVRKGLWSPEEDEKLYNHIIRHGVGCWSSVPRLAALNRCGKSCRLRWINYLRPDLKRGCFSQQEEDHIVALHQILGNRWSQIASHLPGRTDNEIKNFWNSCIKKKLRQQGIDPATHKPMASADTATAAAALPDAEEEDRKPLCPEIDGSLVPKQPAVFDPFPLCVDYGAGFAEELGVANAAALYGQLCGGKEVADDDAGFGAADYSCVLDVSENLGYGESSSNSSNWNYGGEVGSVLDGEVPHWAKAEPAFAEMERQQQHSPAEQKLSLPCQEQSLLASFDFNLELEPYF, translated from the exons ATGGGACGCCCGTCGTCCGGCGCCGTGGGGCAGCCCAAGGTCCGCAAGGGACTGTGGTCGCCCGAGGAGGACGAGAAGCTCTACAACCACATCATCCGGCACGGCGTCGGCTGCTGGAGCTCCGTCCCCAGGCTCGCCGCGCTGAACCGCTGCGGCAAGAGCTGCCGCCTCCGGTGGATCAACTACCTCCGCCCCGACCTCAAGCGCGGCTGCTTCTCCCAGCAGGAGGAGGACCACATCGTCGCGCTCCACCAGATCCTCGGCAACAG gTGGTCTCAGATCGCGTCGCACCTGCCGGGCCGGACGGACAACGAGATCAAGAACTTCTGGAACAGCTGCATCAAGAAGAAGCTCCGGCAGCAGGGCATCGACCCGGCCACGCACAAGCCCATGGCCTCCGCGGACACGGCAACGGCAGCGGCCGCATTGCCGGACGCAGAAGAGGAAGACCGTAAGCCCCTTTGCCCGGAGATCGACGGCAGCCTCGTTCCGAAGCAGCCGGCGGTGTTCGACCCGTTCCCGCTGTGCGTCGACTACGGCGCCGGGTTCGCCGAGGAACTCGGCGTGGCGAACGCTGCGGCATTGTATGGCCAGCTCTGCGGCGGGAAGGAGGTCGCGGACGACGACGCCGGGTTCGGCGCCGCGGACTACAGCTGCGTGCTGGACGTGTCGGAGAACCTGGGCTACGGGGAGAGCTCGAGCAACAGCAGCAACTGGAACTACGGCGGCGAGGTGGGCAGCGTGCTGGACGGCGAGGTGCCGCACTGGGCCAAGGCGGAGCCGGCCTTCGCGGAGATGGAGAGGCAGCAGCAGCACTCACCGGCGGAGCAGAAGCTTTCGCTGCCCTGCCAAGAACAGAGCCTCCTCGCAAGTTTCGATTTCAACCTGGAATTGGAACCATACTTCTGA